The DNA sequence CTTTACAAAATTTGCTTTAATCTTTTTTCTTTCTACTATTTTTTCTTCATAGTTTGTTTTAAAATTTATTGGAATCAAAAATAATAAATTATGAATTAGTATTGATATAACTATTGCAAATATAAATATCTTGTTGTCATTTTTCTCCATTTCATCACCTACTCTTTTTCGTCAGTAGCAATATCTAATTCCAAAGCTCCTGCATCTTTAGCTTTGCTCATAATCTCTACAATTATACCATAACTCAAAGATTTATCTGCTTTTATTATAACGTTATACTTTTTAAGCTCTTTTAACTTGTCCGATAATTTGTTTTCAAAATTTTCATTTGATACTTTTTTTCTATTAATATATATATTTTTTTGTTTTGTTATAGATACAATTACTTCTCTTTCTTGTGGCAACTCTTTAACTGCTGATTCTGGCAATGTTATATTTATTCCTGTATTTATGTCAGTAAATGTAGTACTTACCATAAAAAATATTAAAAGTAAAAAAACTACATCTATTAGTGGTGTTAATTCCAAAAACATATCTTTATTTTCTCTTCTATATTTTGGTCTAAATTTCATATCTCCCACCTACCCTAATATATTTAAAAATTCTACAGCAGTTTTTTCCATTTCATTTGTCAAACTATCAATCTTCTTATTAAAGTAATTATACATTATAAGTGCTGGAATTGCAACTGTAAGTCCTGCAGCAGTTGTAATTAAAGCTTGGGATATTCCCCCAGCTAACATTTCCGGTTTTCCTATCCCTTGATTCGATATTACATTAAATGCTTTTATCATTCCTGTTACAGTTCCTAATAGTCCTACCAATGGAGTTACATTTGCTGCCATTCCTAATATCCACATATATCTTTCCAAAAATGGAATTCTTTCTAATATTGTTTCTCTTATCTCTTCTTCTAATACATCTCTATTACTATCAGAATTCTCTAATATTGTTTCTAAAATTCTTGCAACTGAATTATTATATCCTCTACAATAATTTATTGCCCCATCTATATCTTTTCTCTCTAAATAATTCTTTATATTTTCTTTTAATTCCTCATAATTTGCTCTCTCAACAACTATAAAATAATATAGTCTCTCTATTATTACTGTTAATCCTGCTATTGATAATAATAATATTCCGTACATTAATGGTCCGCCTTGTGCAAAAAGTTCTCTCATCTATACCCCTCCTATTTTTTTATTCCTTAAATGATTTTATAAAAAGCAATTAATTGTTTATTTAAATCTTAATAATTCATTTTAAATTCTAACATTATCTTTCTTGAATCCACTGGATAATTTGATTTTTTATTTTCACTATAGTTAAATAAATTTAATATATTCAAACTTATATCCATACTTTCACTAAATCTATAAACATTATATAAATTCAGTGTTTTATATAATCCTATATAACTTTTTTCATCTTCTTTCCCATACATTTTACTATAAAATTTACCTTCTAATCTAGATTTTAAATTATTTTTTTCATAAACTACATTTAATACTACTCTATTACTTGGATTAAAACTAATATTTTCTAAATTACTATATGTATATGAAACATCTCCTCTTAAATAGTTATTATATTTATAATTACTATTTAAAGTTAAATTCCACCAATTTAAATTCTTTTTAGAATTAATAACAGATATTGGTATTTCATTTGCAATCTTACTGTCTTCTTCTGCGTATATGATTTTATTTTTTACAAAATTATATATAATTCCCGCTTCTACATTTAATTTTTCATTTCCATATTTACTTCCAAACCCTGTTTTAAATATATCTTCATTTTCCAAAGAACTATATGGTAAAACATCATTCCCAAATTCAAACCCAGATAATATATCTTTATTAACTTCTCTCAAACTATTTTTCATAATATTAAAATTAACACTAAATATATCACTTAAACTTTTATCTCCACTTACTTTTAATTTATAATTTTGCTCTCCTACACCGTCTACATTTGCTACTTCTAATGCAACCCCTAAATCCAAGTTTATATCACCATATTTTTTTAATTTTAATTTATCGTTTCCTTTTACTCTTATAGAATTCAAATTAAAATCATCTAATCCATCTGAAAAATATTCCAAATTAAATTCCATAAAATCCTCTTTTAATAGTTTTATATATTTTCCATAAACATTATAATATCTATTATTATATTCTCTTATTGGAGCAGTTACTGATTTTGTTTGATTAAAAAAAGCATCTAATCCTATATTTAGATTTTCAGATTTTTTTATTATTACATCTGAATTAAAATTTATTTCAGACTTCTTTTCTTCTTTAAATGTATCAACTTTAGCTGTTGCATTGTCTTTTCCTGGAAAATTTTGGTTTATTATTATATGAGATAAAGCTAAATTCATATTTTTATGCCAAAGTTTTACAAAATAATTATCTGTACTTTCATTATCATTTCTTCTATCTTCACCTTTTATTTCTCTACCTAAATGCAAAAAATATGTTAAATCTTTTTCTTTATCATCGTTAGTATAATCTATTATGTACTTAAATGCATCAATTCCTTTATATCCGCCTAGTCCAAATGTTATATAGTTATCATAATTTTTAGATTTTTTATCTTCTGATTTCATTATAACTTTTGGTGTGTTATACACATATATATTATATTTTAATTCACTTTCACTTACATCATTTTTAATTTTTATATTCTTTATATTCAAACTTTTTAAAAATTTAAGTTTTTCATCTTTTAACTTAATTTGTAACTTTTCATCTTTTATTTTTATTTTATTACTTTTCAAATCTAACTCTTCTTTATAATCTCTTTTATCTTTTCCAACTACATCTTTTTCTCCTAAATTATAATTTTCCTCTGAAAAAACTAAATTTATTAATAGAAAAAAACCTATTATACTAATTAATAACTTTCTCACTTATTTGCACCTCCTGTTTCAAAAAATTTTTTATATTCATTTTTCTTTTGTGGCATATTTTTAATTAACTCATCATAATATTTTTTAGCTTTCTTTAAATCTTTATTTTTCAAACTATTTATTAATAATCTTTCTACAACCACATTTATATACTTTGAATTTTTATAATTATCATAAAATTCTTGATAAAATTTTAATGCTCTATCTAAATTTCCAGATTTTTCATAATTTTCTGCAGTTTTCAACGTAGCTATATCCTGCAAACTACTATTAGAATATACTAATTTTATCCTTAAGAAAGCTGTTATTGCAGCTTTATAATTTCCTTCCTCTTCAAAAGAAATTCCTATTTTGAATATGCTTTTATCTTTATATTCACTTATTCTATAATCTAAAACTTTGTTAAAATATACCCTTGCAACATTATATTGTTTATTATTCAAATAAAAACTTCCCATATAGAAAAATCCTTTATCTGCATTTTTAACATCCTTTGTTACCTTTTGGTATTCTTTTAAGGCTTTTTCTTTATTCCCTTGCTTTTCATATATTACCCCTAGCCATATACTTTTAAAGCTACTATCTTTTAATTTTTCCAACCATTTTAAAGCTTTTTCATATTCACCATTTTTATAGTAACTTCTTACTAATATATCAATTAAATTTATTTTCACTTCTTCTTTATTTGTCACATTTAATAATTTAGAAAATTCAGCTTCAGCCCCTGAAACATCTCCATTTTCTATATAAATATTCCCTATATAAAAAAGTACATCTTCTAAATAAGCTTTATCTTTACTATATTTTTTTATAAATAATTTTCCATAACTTAATGCCTCTTTATATCTTTTATCTGAATACATCAATGAAGT is a window from the Haliovirga abyssi genome containing:
- a CDS encoding ExbD/TolR family protein, giving the protein MKFRPKYRRENKDMFLELTPLIDVVFLLLIFFMVSTTFTDINTGINITLPESAVKELPQEREVIVSITKQKNIYINRKKVSNENFENKLSDKLKELKKYNVIIKADKSLSYGIIVEIMSKAKDAGALELDIATDEKE
- a CDS encoding MotA/TolQ/ExbB proton channel family protein, which encodes MRELFAQGGPLMYGILLLSIAGLTVIIERLYYFIVVERANYEELKENIKNYLERKDIDGAINYCRGYNNSVARILETILENSDSNRDVLEEEIRETILERIPFLERYMWILGMAANVTPLVGLLGTVTGMIKAFNVISNQGIGKPEMLAGGISQALITTAAGLTVAIPALIMYNYFNKKIDSLTNEMEKTAVEFLNILG
- a CDS encoding TonB-dependent receptor — protein: MRKLLISIIGFFLLINLVFSEENYNLGEKDVVGKDKRDYKEELDLKSNKIKIKDEKLQIKLKDEKLKFLKSLNIKNIKIKNDVSESELKYNIYVYNTPKVIMKSEDKKSKNYDNYITFGLGGYKGIDAFKYIIDYTNDDKEKDLTYFLHLGREIKGEDRRNDNESTDNYFVKLWHKNMNLALSHIIINQNFPGKDNATAKVDTFKEEKKSEINFNSDVIIKKSENLNIGLDAFFNQTKSVTAPIREYNNRYYNVYGKYIKLLKEDFMEFNLEYFSDGLDDFNLNSIRVKGNDKLKLKKYGDINLDLGVALEVANVDGVGEQNYKLKVSGDKSLSDIFSVNFNIMKNSLREVNKDILSGFEFGNDVLPYSSLENEDIFKTGFGSKYGNEKLNVEAGIIYNFVKNKIIYAEEDSKIANEIPISVINSKKNLNWWNLTLNSNYKYNNYLRGDVSYTYSNLENISFNPSNRVVLNVVYEKNNLKSRLEGKFYSKMYGKEDEKSYIGLYKTLNLYNVYRFSESMDISLNILNLFNYSENKKSNYPVDSRKIMLEFKMNY